tacaaatacttgtttatttcatacatatccatatacaGCTACGAAATTGCGATGAGGGCTATGCCGAAAGATTTTGTGATGAGAATGAATTCGTTTGCGAACCCGTGTGTCGTGCAGGCTGCAAGAATGGCACATGCACTGCACCAGGTAAATGCGTCTGCGCAGACGGCTACGAGTTGCGCGTCAATGAAAATGCTGAATGTGTACAGTTGACAATGGACACTGACATGTGGCATATAAAGGGCTTAGCATTAACCCAGGAGCAGAACAAGAAATTGGATATCTGCAGAAGCCAGTGTACCTGTTGGAGAGAGAGTTCCCAAGGTGGTTGCTTGAAACTTTGTGACCGAAATGCTACTGATACTGATTGTCTGAAAGAAGAATCATCGGTTTGTGATACAAGCGATTATTTGATAGTGTATACAAAGGATGCAATACAGAAAAACTATACTTGCGAGTATCAAAGACAGATTTCAAATTCTCATAATAAATACAGTAAAGAAACACTATGGAT
This portion of the Zeugodacus cucurbitae isolate PBARC_wt_2022May chromosome 3, idZeuCucr1.2, whole genome shotgun sequence genome encodes:
- the LOC105211453 gene encoding uncharacterized protein LOC105211453 isoform X2 — protein: MRFENLITLTAGFFLFGGVSCDLCAQSKELRKSRTNQTNNTSVQQEIYQKYNNDVVEELRNCDEGYAERFCDENEFVCEPVCRAGCKNGTCTAPGKCVCADGYELRVNENAECVQLTMDTDMWHIKGLALTQEQNKKLDICRSQCTCWRESSQGGCLKLCDRNATDTDCLKEESSVCDTSDYLIVYTKDAIQKNYTCEYQRQISNSHNKYSKETLWIIIGGSIFIGIMLIAIVYLCVRIYQTRHETGAHDIPISLLMKF
- the LOC105211453 gene encoding uncharacterized protein LOC105211453 isoform X1: MRFENLITLTAGFFLFGGVSCDLCAQSKELRKSRTNQTNNTSVQQEIYQKYNNDVVEELRNCDEGYAERFCDENEFVCEPVCRAGCKNGTCTAPGKCVCADGYELRVNENAECVQLTMDTDMWHIKGLALTQEQNKKLDICRSQCTCWRESSQGGCLKLCDRNATDTDCLKEESSVCDTSDYLIVYTKDAIQKNYTCEYQRQISNSHNKYSKETLWIIIGGSIFIGIMLIAIVYLCVRIYQTRHETGESIGCPFERCVIIIIENLTQIHFLFISNFQVHMIFP